A genome region from Euphorbia lathyris chromosome 4, ddEupLath1.1, whole genome shotgun sequence includes the following:
- the LOC136228052 gene encoding vicianin hydrolase-like isoform X1, with translation MGKACFIVMVLLLVLVCSSSNAYATKPSHYITSFNRTAYPSDFIFGAGTAAYQSEGGAYIDGKGSSIWDVYTKDHPEKIWDRSTGEVADDFYHKYKEDIHLMNKIGLDSFRFSISWSRVLPKGRISGGINPLGVKFYNDLIDELIAKGMKPFVTLFHWDLPQALEEEYNGFLSPKIVNDFGEYVDFCFKTFGDRVKHWCTLNEPYSYSINGYNGGTFAPGRCSKYMGNCTLGNSATEPYIVAHNLLLSHAYAVKIYKQKYQATQKGQIGVTIVTHWFVPMSPASLEDQKAAMRELDFLFGWYVNPITYGDYPSVMKTYVGDRLPKFTKQQSNLLKGSFDFLGVNYYTTYYVANNPLLTSTNHSWTSDAQTTSTPLKAGVPIGPATDLNWLYVYPKGIYHLMLHIKDKYNNPPIFITENGLATGNNASISIDEARKDGLRIRYLHDHLTYLLKAIKAGVDVKGYYAWSFLDDFEWDAGYTVRFGMIYVDFRDKYLKRYMKYSAYWYKMFLLH, from the exons ATGGGAAAGGCTTGTTTTATTGTGATGGTATTACTACTAGTGTTGGTGTGTAGCAGCAGCAATGCGTATGCGACTAAACCCAGTCATTACATAACGTCCTTCAACCGAACCGCTTATCCCTCTGATTTCATTTTTGGAGCTGGTACTGCTGCTTACCAG TCTGAAGGAGGTGCCTATATTGATGGCAAAGGATCCAGCATCTGGGATGTCTATACCAAGGACCATCCTG AGAAAATTTGGGACAGAAGCACCGGAGAGGTAGCTGACGATTTTTATCACAAGTACAAG GAGGACATACATTTGATGAACAAAATTGGGCTGGACTCCTTCAGATTTTCCATCTCATGGTCAAGAGTATTACCCA AGGGAAGAATTAGTGGAGGAATAAATCCACTAGGTGTCAAATTCTACAATGATCTCATCGACGAGCTTATAGCCAAAGGTATGAAGCCATTTGTGACCTTGTTTCACTGGGATCTTCCACAAGCACTTGAAGAGGAGTATAATGGATTTCTAAGCCCAAAGATTGT GAATGATTTTGGTGAGTACGTAGATTTTTGCTTCAAAACATTTGGGGATAGAGTTAAACACTGGTGCACATTAAACGAGCCTTATTCTTATAGCATAAATGGGTACAATGGAGGAACTTTTGCTCCAGGTAGATGCTCTAAATATATGGGAAATTGCACTCTTGGCAACTCTGCAACTGAGCCCTACATTGTAGCTCACAACTTGCTTCTTTCCCATGCTTATGCTGTCAAAATATACAAGCAAAAATATCAGGCGACTCAAAAGGGACAAATTGGTGTAACAATAGTCACCCATTGGTTTGTACCAATGTCACCGGCCTCACTTGAAGACCAGAAAGCAGCAATGAGAGAACTTGACTTTCTCTTTGGTTGGTATGTTAATCCAATAACATATGGTGATTATCCTTCTGTCATGAAAACTTATGTGGGAGATCGTTTGCCTAAATTTACTAAACAACAATCCAATTTGCTCAAAGGCTCTTTTGATTTCTTGGGAGTCAATTACTACACCACTTACTATGTTGCAAATAATCCACTTCTTACTTCTACTAATCACAGCTGGACTTCAGATGCTCAAACCACTTCCACCC CTCTCAAGGCCGGAGTTCCTATCGGTCCAGCG ACAGATTTGAATTGGCTATATGTATATCCAAAGGGAATTTACCATCTCATGCTCCACATAAAGGATAAATACAACAATCCGCCTATTTTCATTACAGAAAATGGTCTTGCTACTGGAAATAATGCCTCAATATCAATTGATGAAGCCCGTAAGGATGGCTTGAGGATTCGATATTTGCATGACCACTTGACTTATCTGCTCAAAGCAATTAA GGCTGGAGTTGATGTCAAGGGATATTATGCTTGGAGTTTTTTGGATGATTTTGAATGGGATGCTGGGTATACTGTTCGCTTCGGTATGATTTATGTTGATTTCAGGGACAAATATTTGAAGAGATATATGAAATACTCAGCTTATTGGTACAAGATGTTCCTGCTGCACTAG
- the LOC136228052 gene encoding vicianin hydrolase-like isoform X2, with protein MAKDPASGMSIPRTILIDIVSPEKIWDRSTGEVADDFYHKYKEDIHLMNKIGLDSFRFSISWSRVLPKGRISGGINPLGVKFYNDLIDELIAKGMKPFVTLFHWDLPQALEEEYNGFLSPKIVNDFGEYVDFCFKTFGDRVKHWCTLNEPYSYSINGYNGGTFAPGRCSKYMGNCTLGNSATEPYIVAHNLLLSHAYAVKIYKQKYQATQKGQIGVTIVTHWFVPMSPASLEDQKAAMRELDFLFGWYVNPITYGDYPSVMKTYVGDRLPKFTKQQSNLLKGSFDFLGVNYYTTYYVANNPLLTSTNHSWTSDAQTTSTPLKAGVPIGPATDLNWLYVYPKGIYHLMLHIKDKYNNPPIFITENGLATGNNASISIDEARKDGLRIRYLHDHLTYLLKAIKAGVDVKGYYAWSFLDDFEWDAGYTVRFGMIYVDFRDKYLKRYMKYSAYWYKMFLLH; from the exons ATGGCAAAGGATCCAGCATCTGGGATGTCTATACCAAGGACCATCCTG ATTGACATTGTTTCGCCAGAGAAAATTTGGGACAGAAGCACCGGAGAGGTAGCTGACGATTTTTATCACAAGTACAAG GAGGACATACATTTGATGAACAAAATTGGGCTGGACTCCTTCAGATTTTCCATCTCATGGTCAAGAGTATTACCCA AGGGAAGAATTAGTGGAGGAATAAATCCACTAGGTGTCAAATTCTACAATGATCTCATCGACGAGCTTATAGCCAAAGGTATGAAGCCATTTGTGACCTTGTTTCACTGGGATCTTCCACAAGCACTTGAAGAGGAGTATAATGGATTTCTAAGCCCAAAGATTGT GAATGATTTTGGTGAGTACGTAGATTTTTGCTTCAAAACATTTGGGGATAGAGTTAAACACTGGTGCACATTAAACGAGCCTTATTCTTATAGCATAAATGGGTACAATGGAGGAACTTTTGCTCCAGGTAGATGCTCTAAATATATGGGAAATTGCACTCTTGGCAACTCTGCAACTGAGCCCTACATTGTAGCTCACAACTTGCTTCTTTCCCATGCTTATGCTGTCAAAATATACAAGCAAAAATATCAGGCGACTCAAAAGGGACAAATTGGTGTAACAATAGTCACCCATTGGTTTGTACCAATGTCACCGGCCTCACTTGAAGACCAGAAAGCAGCAATGAGAGAACTTGACTTTCTCTTTGGTTGGTATGTTAATCCAATAACATATGGTGATTATCCTTCTGTCATGAAAACTTATGTGGGAGATCGTTTGCCTAAATTTACTAAACAACAATCCAATTTGCTCAAAGGCTCTTTTGATTTCTTGGGAGTCAATTACTACACCACTTACTATGTTGCAAATAATCCACTTCTTACTTCTACTAATCACAGCTGGACTTCAGATGCTCAAACCACTTCCACCC CTCTCAAGGCCGGAGTTCCTATCGGTCCAGCG ACAGATTTGAATTGGCTATATGTATATCCAAAGGGAATTTACCATCTCATGCTCCACATAAAGGATAAATACAACAATCCGCCTATTTTCATTACAGAAAATGGTCTTGCTACTGGAAATAATGCCTCAATATCAATTGATGAAGCCCGTAAGGATGGCTTGAGGATTCGATATTTGCATGACCACTTGACTTATCTGCTCAAAGCAATTAA GGCTGGAGTTGATGTCAAGGGATATTATGCTTGGAGTTTTTTGGATGATTTTGAATGGGATGCTGGGTATACTGTTCGCTTCGGTATGATTTATGTTGATTTCAGGGACAAATATTTGAAGAGATATATGAAATACTCAGCTTATTGGTACAAGATGTTCCTGCTGCACTAG